The proteins below are encoded in one region of Ephemeroptericola cinctiostellae:
- a CDS encoding DoxX family protein encodes MRNNSVWRCALWSGQQSAFEHSLASVFLLAVRVFVAWQFLKSGLVKIEDWSQTVELFSSEYQVPVLSPMVAAWMGTAGELLFSFLLIVGLFGRWAALGLFVVNAMAVVSYPQLFEFECPAAINDHKYWAILLMAVVVLGVGKLSLDALLYRQK; translated from the coding sequence ATGAGAAACAATTCGGTATGGCGTTGTGCGCTGTGGAGTGGGCAGCAAAGCGCCTTTGAACACAGCTTGGCCAGTGTGTTTTTATTGGCTGTACGGGTATTCGTGGCTTGGCAATTTTTGAAGTCTGGCTTGGTTAAAATTGAAGATTGGTCGCAAACCGTTGAGCTGTTCAGCAGTGAATATCAAGTGCCTGTGTTGTCGCCCATGGTGGCGGCATGGATGGGCACGGCAGGTGAGTTGTTGTTCTCCTTCTTATTGATCGTCGGCTTATTTGGCCGTTGGGCGGCTCTGGGCTTGTTTGTGGTCAATGCCATGGCTGTGGTTTCATACCCACAGTTGTTTGAATTTGAGTGTCCTGCAGCGATTAACGATCACAAATATTGGGCGATTTTATTGATGGCTGTTGTTGTTTTGGGGGTAGGAAAGTTATCGTTGGATGCTTTGTTGTATCGTCAAAAATAA
- a CDS encoding HvfC/BufC N-terminal domain-containing protein, translating into MVLTSQQQAFAEGARDRLGADLSHGLMGDLLAGQLTAQVGMDVYRNNMAAAWRHAMATTYPVLEQLVGVDGFKLLVRDYVCVHPSTSGDLNHLGAQLHGFLKGYAPLADYPYLPAVAELEWQLHQSHDAANHVPLTVADLMARGVDDWMAATVKYAPSAAVLRMPHAAGTIWLAHQEGGDMARVSAQRIRQHEWVLVSRPQWRVQVEVLSESECCLLELLRDGATFEAAFERLDEASLSVDFVAFLPRCLAAGVWCMGDDVVLK; encoded by the coding sequence ATGGTTTTGACATCACAACAGCAGGCTTTTGCTGAGGGCGCGCGTGATCGTTTGGGGGCTGACTTGTCGCATGGCTTAATGGGCGACTTGTTGGCTGGGCAATTGACGGCTCAAGTGGGAATGGATGTGTACCGCAATAACATGGCTGCCGCATGGCGTCATGCAATGGCAACAACCTATCCTGTGCTGGAGCAATTGGTTGGCGTCGATGGCTTCAAGCTGTTGGTGCGTGATTATGTGTGCGTGCATCCATCGACCAGTGGTGATTTAAATCACCTGGGTGCGCAATTGCATGGTTTTTTAAAAGGCTATGCGCCGCTTGCGGATTACCCCTATTTACCTGCAGTGGCTGAATTGGAGTGGCAGTTGCATCAATCGCATGATGCGGCCAACCATGTGCCTTTGACGGTGGCTGATTTAATGGCGCGTGGCGTGGATGACTGGATGGCTGCTACGGTGAAGTATGCCCCGAGCGCGGCGGTGCTGCGCATGCCGCATGCGGCTGGAACGATTTGGTTAGCGCATCAAGAGGGCGGAGATATGGCAAGGGTGTCTGCTCAACGCATTCGACAACATGAATGGGTGTTGGTGTCTCGCCCACAGTGGCGCGTGCAGGTTGAAGTGTTAAGCGAGTCTGAATGTTGTTTGCTTGAATTGCTGCGCGATGGGGCCACTTTTGAAGCTGCATTTGAACGTTTGGATGAGGCGTCCCTGAGTGTGGATTTTGTTGCATTCTTGCCGCGTTGTTTGGCTGCAGGGGTGTGGTGCATGGGTGATGATGTGGTTTTGAAATGA
- the bufB gene encoding MNIO family bufferin maturase: MAIDGVGIGLRAPHYRDFLEHKPKVDWLEVHSENYLGDGGWDVHVLTTLAQDYPISLHGVGMGLGSAQGFSMAHVARVKALVNRIQPILVSEHLCWGAIQGQVLNDLLPLPYTEEALDVVVRHVDMVQNALGRSVLIENLSAYVQFKHSVMSEIEFLNELVARTGCGVLLDVNNLYVNQLNHGHSAVQAIAQVNAAAVGEIHLAGHCVTDGVVIDHHGDRVADAVWDLYQCALNHTGVMPTLIEWDTDVPELSVLLAEAEVAARKAAPYGRAWEDA; this comes from the coding sequence ATGGCCATTGACGGCGTTGGCATTGGTTTGCGTGCACCCCATTACCGTGACTTTTTGGAGCATAAACCCAAAGTCGATTGGCTTGAGGTTCATTCAGAAAACTATTTGGGTGACGGTGGTTGGGACGTGCACGTGTTGACCACATTGGCACAAGATTATCCGATCAGTCTACATGGGGTCGGCATGGGTTTGGGCTCTGCACAAGGTTTTTCAATGGCGCATGTGGCGCGCGTCAAAGCATTGGTGAATCGCATACAGCCCATTTTGGTGTCCGAGCATTTGTGCTGGGGGGCCATTCAAGGTCAGGTGTTGAATGATTTATTGCCGTTGCCTTATACCGAAGAGGCCTTGGATGTGGTGGTGAGGCATGTGGACATGGTGCAAAATGCTTTGGGTCGAAGCGTGTTGATCGAAAATTTGAGCGCCTACGTGCAATTCAAGCACAGCGTAATGAGTGAAATTGAATTTTTGAATGAACTGGTTGCGCGCACAGGCTGTGGTGTCTTGCTTGATGTGAATAACCTGTATGTCAATCAGCTCAATCATGGTCATTCTGCGGTACAGGCGATTGCACAAGTCAATGCCGCTGCGGTCGGCGAAATCCATTTGGCAGGACATTGTGTGACCGATGGTGTGGTGATTGACCACCATGGTGATCGTGTGGCCGATGCGGTGTGGGATTTGTATCAATGCGCTTTAAATCACACGGGAGTCATGCCGACACTGATTGAGTGGGACACCGATGTGCCCGAGCTCTCAGTCTTGCTGGCAGAGGCGGAGGTTGCCGCTCGTAAAGCAGCGCCTTATGGCCGAGCATGGGAGGACGCATAA
- a CDS encoding BufA1 family periplasmic bufferin-type metallophore has protein sequence MNKHSLMMAAALTSLLLAGTAQAAPMGGDTEKCFGIATAGKNDCASSTGSHGCAGMATKDHDPADWKSVSKGTCSSMGGHTMSAAAGGSMMGDKGNMMGDGMMAQPHTMAATPVMATKMMAKPSMGKNSAQHPHKMSKAHKKTAHTMHSMKPAM, from the coding sequence ATGAACAAACACAGCCTTATGATGGCCGCCGCCTTGACCAGCTTGTTGTTGGCGGGCACAGCCCAAGCCGCCCCAATGGGTGGCGACACAGAGAAATGCTTTGGCATTGCCACAGCAGGGAAAAATGATTGTGCCAGCAGCACAGGCAGTCATGGTTGCGCAGGCATGGCCACCAAAGACCATGATCCAGCCGATTGGAAAAGCGTGAGTAAAGGCACATGCAGCAGCATGGGCGGACACACCATGAGTGCCGCAGCAGGTGGTTCTATGATGGGAGATAAGGGCAATATGATGGGTGATGGCATGATGGCTCAGCCTCACACCATGGCCGCGACCCCTGTCATGGCGACCAAAATGATGGCGAAGCCCAGTATGGGAAAAAACAGTGCACAACATCCTCATAAAATGAGTAAAGCCCATAAAAAGACGGCACACACAATGCACAGCATGAAGCCGGCCATGTAA
- a CDS encoding BufA1 family periplasmic bufferin-type metallophore, whose protein sequence is MSAHKQMMATALAGLLVLGMTGTAHAANNEKCFGIAAAGKNDCASKMGAHSCAGQSTRDNDPAEWKYVEKGTCSSLGGKTM, encoded by the coding sequence ATGAGTGCACATAAACAAATGATGGCCACGGCATTGGCGGGCTTGCTGGTTCTCGGCATGACGGGCACAGCGCATGCGGCCAACAATGAAAAATGCTTTGGCATTGCTGCGGCTGGTAAAAATGATTGCGCGAGCAAAATGGGTGCACACTCGTGTGCAGGTCAATCCACACGTGACAACGATCCAGCCGAATGGAAGTATGTTGAAAAAGGCACATGCAGCAGCTTGGGTGGCAAAACCATGTGA
- a CDS encoding sigma-70 family RNA polymerase sigma factor, translated as MMTADAIWQNLATHHTYLLKVARRLTPNDALAQDVVQDTLLAAHEKFSQFSGRSSLRTWLTSILKNRLRDAWRADKKWIAPLMQGEDRLDDFDGLFTENGKWQANEERVHWRTPEALVSDQQFIQVLDACMAKLPAQTGQVFMMSQVLEMSTEEIKTELNIAANHLWVLLYRARMALKLCLEQNWLHNGV; from the coding sequence ATGATGACCGCCGATGCGATTTGGCAAAATCTTGCCACACATCATACCTATTTACTCAAAGTGGCTCGACGGCTGACGCCAAATGATGCGCTGGCGCAAGACGTCGTACAAGACACCTTGTTGGCTGCACATGAGAAATTTTCACAGTTTAGTGGGCGTTCAAGCCTGCGCACATGGCTGACCAGCATTCTAAAAAATCGTTTGCGTGATGCATGGCGAGCCGACAAAAAATGGATTGCGCCGTTGATGCAAGGTGAAGATCGTTTAGATGATTTTGATGGTTTGTTCACGGAGAATGGCAAATGGCAAGCCAATGAGGAGCGAGTGCACTGGCGCACGCCAGAAGCCTTGGTGAGTGATCAGCAGTTTATTCAAGTGCTGGATGCCTGCATGGCCAAGCTGCCCGCACAAACAGGGCAAGTGTTCATGATGAGCCAAGTGCTTGAGATGAGCACAGAGGAAATAAAAACTGAATTGAACATCGCCGCCAACCATTTGTGGGTGTTGTTGTACCGTGCGCGCATGGCTTTGAAGCTGTGCCTTGAGCAGAATTGGCTGCACAATGGCGTATGA
- a CDS encoding ComEA family DNA-binding protein: protein MFNFNPIRAVLQHSTRIVCVALGLVASGSIHAADVNVASHFQLEATRGIGPKLAESIIVERTNNGAFKNWDDFAVRVKGVGEKKLKIMQADGLTLGTK from the coding sequence ATGTTCAATTTCAATCCAATCCGTGCTGTTCTGCAGCATTCGACTCGCATTGTGTGTGTTGCGCTTGGCCTAGTAGCGAGTGGCTCAATACACGCTGCCGATGTCAATGTGGCTTCACATTTCCAGCTTGAGGCCACACGGGGCATTGGGCCAAAACTGGCCGAGTCCATCATTGTTGAGCGAACGAACAATGGCGCATTTAAAAACTGGGATGATTTTGCTGTACGGGTCAAAGGTGTGGGTGAGAAAAAACTCAAAATCATGCAGGCCGATGGCTTAACCTTAGGCACCAAATAA
- a CDS encoding tetratricopeptide repeat protein, giving the protein MDIEAWWLLFLPLFFGLGWFAARAESKRQIAETKALPQSYFKGLNHLLNEEPDQAIDALIDVARVDTGTIDLYFALGNLFGQRGEIERSIRVYQSLLERADLPDDARQMALSKLGEAFLKGGLFDRAEASFKQLLNGPQHAHAQTQLLYIYQSQQEWGQAVDVAQGMVKTEENTVALTHFHCELAVQAMQKKDWLVAERELNQAQTLRPLSMRVQLLKGRWYAQQGRTDEALAVWRQLAEAQPNSVPLLVDDAMAVFEARGEMPQGVALLYDNALKTGSFDVLNAWLNAQTKIGSEAETLTLLNNIFIQHPSLNALDKLLSKRLAASGDEAVQGESAMIQKLIKKQVQRLSKYRCEHCGFEAARYYWQCPACTRWESYPPKRLEELELAQRSRGQMNGY; this is encoded by the coding sequence ATGGATATTGAAGCATGGTGGTTGTTGTTTTTGCCCTTATTTTTTGGCTTGGGGTGGTTTGCAGCGCGCGCTGAATCTAAGCGGCAAATTGCAGAAACCAAGGCATTGCCCCAGTCGTACTTTAAAGGCTTGAACCACTTGTTGAATGAAGAGCCTGATCAGGCCATTGATGCCTTGATTGACGTGGCTCGGGTGGATACAGGGACGATTGACTTGTATTTTGCATTGGGTAATTTGTTTGGTCAGCGCGGCGAAATTGAACGTTCCATTCGCGTTTACCAAAGCTTGTTGGAGCGTGCTGATCTACCAGATGATGCCCGTCAGATGGCCTTATCTAAGTTGGGTGAAGCTTTTCTTAAAGGGGGTTTGTTTGACCGTGCAGAAGCCTCGTTCAAGCAGCTGCTCAACGGCCCTCAACATGCCCATGCACAAACCCAATTGTTGTATATTTATCAATCACAGCAAGAGTGGGGGCAGGCGGTTGATGTGGCGCAAGGCATGGTAAAGACCGAAGAAAATACCGTTGCACTCACGCATTTTCACTGTGAATTGGCTGTGCAGGCCATGCAAAAAAAAGATTGGTTGGTGGCTGAGCGTGAACTCAATCAAGCGCAGACCTTACGTCCCCTCAGCATGCGTGTGCAATTGCTCAAAGGCCGCTGGTACGCACAGCAAGGTCGCACCGATGAGGCGCTCGCTGTGTGGCGCCAGCTGGCGGAGGCGCAGCCCAACAGTGTGCCCTTGTTGGTTGATGATGCCATGGCTGTTTTTGAAGCGCGTGGCGAGATGCCGCAAGGGGTGGCATTGCTGTATGACAATGCGTTGAAAACAGGCTCTTTCGATGTGTTGAATGCATGGTTGAATGCGCAGACCAAAATCGGCTCAGAGGCAGAGACGTTGACCCTGCTGAATAACATTTTTATTCAACACCCTTCATTGAATGCGCTGGATAAGTTGTTGAGTAAACGTTTGGCCGCATCCGGTGACGAGGCGGTTCAAGGTGAATCAGCGATGATTCAAAAGCTCATCAAAAAGCAAGTGCAACGTTTGTCAAAATACCGTTGTGAGCATTGTGGCTTTGAGGCCGCGCGTTATTACTGGCAATGCCCTGCGTGCACGCGTTGGGAAAGTTACCCACCCAAACGTTTGGAAGAGCTTGAGCTGGCTCAGCGTTCGCGTGGTCAGATGAACGGGTATTAA
- a CDS encoding lipopolysaccharide assembly protein LapA domain-containing protein — MIKLLSWLVITFIVVILMWTILGDITPVTFGLADDIPQKWVASGFFVLGIVLGWLLMLPKNLALRWSVRRLRKENLSQKSALEKSPGNSSVVDNSIDVPPLTM, encoded by the coding sequence ATGATTAAGCTTTTATCTTGGTTGGTGATTACATTCATCGTCGTGATTTTGATGTGGACGATTTTGGGTGACATCACGCCCGTGACGTTTGGATTGGCCGATGACATCCCACAAAAATGGGTGGCTTCGGGATTTTTTGTGTTGGGGATTGTGCTGGGTTGGTTGCTCATGTTGCCAAAAAATTTGGCCCTGCGTTGGTCTGTTCGTCGATTGCGTAAAGAAAATTTAAGTCAAAAAAGTGCTTTGGAGAAATCGCCAGGCAATTCAAGTGTTGTCGATAACAGCATCGACGTCCCTCCTTTAACAATGTAA
- a CDS encoding LapA family protein, whose product MVRLLTWVLVLFIGLVVLWMAVGDIHSLTDHYAQKWLLVGVFLCGVLMGWFVVLPRHLALRWMMKKIRKELSQYKVVRERAKMASQLLN is encoded by the coding sequence ATGGTGAGGTTGCTGACTTGGGTGTTGGTGTTGTTCATTGGCTTGGTCGTGTTGTGGATGGCTGTGGGCGATATTCATTCATTGACGGATCATTACGCTCAAAAATGGTTGTTGGTGGGGGTGTTTTTGTGTGGTGTGTTGATGGGGTGGTTTGTGGTGTTGCCGAGGCACCTCGCATTGCGTTGGATGATGAAAAAAATCCGTAAAGAGTTGTCACAATATAAAGTGGTGCGTGAGCGCGCTAAAATGGCCAGTCAATTGCTGAATTAA
- the glmS gene encoding glutamine--fructose-6-phosphate transaminase (isomerizing) has product MCGIVAAVGSRNIVPLLIDGLKKLEYRGYDSTGIGYLSADGRVVAERSLERVAQLEAQINEKHIEAMVGIAHTRWATHGAPALRNAHPMVSNSQGVSLCLVHNGIIENHDEIRTELAVAGYVFTSDTDTEVMTHLIHQHCVQGLDLYEAVYQTTKRLKGLYAIAVMRADEPHHIIGARHGAPLLIGVGERGNYLASDTSALLSETRKVIYLEEGDVVEIALDSYRIRSIAGDFVERDVHVSELSADAVSLGLFSHYMQKETFEQPEVVANTLEMVSGAQSISPLLFGAQADEVFQSTQNILILACGTSYHAAMVARYWIEEIAQIPVNVEIASEYRYRTSVPMANTLIITLSQSGETADTIAALQHAKSLHNGLGATTLSICNVPESALIRQSQLRFLTRAGPEIGVASTKAFTTQLCALFVLTLVLAKVKSRLSVSQENDYLQQLRHLPVAMAQVLLLEPQIVEWAKAFVDKEHALFLGRGIHWPIAMEGALKLKEITYIHAESYAAGELKHGPLALVDERMPVIAIAPNDVLIEKLKSNLQEVRARSGELYIFADRDTFIEPAEGVHVINLPDHAGMLSPILHTLPLQLLSYHTAVARGTDVDKPRNLAKSVTVE; this is encoded by the coding sequence ATGTGCGGAATCGTCGCTGCCGTTGGTAGCCGTAATATCGTCCCTTTGTTGATTGATGGCCTCAAAAAACTGGAGTACCGTGGTTATGACTCGACAGGGATTGGTTATCTCTCTGCGGATGGCCGCGTTGTGGCTGAGCGTTCTCTTGAGCGAGTGGCTCAGCTTGAAGCACAAATCAATGAAAAACACATTGAGGCAATGGTGGGCATTGCGCACACGCGTTGGGCCACACATGGTGCACCAGCATTGCGCAATGCGCATCCGATGGTCAGCAACAGTCAGGGCGTCAGCTTGTGCTTGGTGCACAATGGCATCATTGAAAATCATGATGAGATCCGCACGGAGTTGGCTGTGGCAGGTTATGTGTTTACATCAGACACCGACACCGAAGTCATGACCCATTTGATTCATCAGCATTGCGTTCAAGGCTTAGATTTATATGAGGCCGTTTACCAAACGACCAAGCGACTCAAAGGCTTGTATGCGATTGCCGTCATGCGTGCAGATGAGCCCCATCATATCATTGGGGCACGCCATGGCGCACCTTTATTGATTGGCGTGGGTGAGCGGGGCAATTATTTGGCATCAGACACTTCGGCCTTGCTGTCGGAAACACGCAAAGTGATTTATCTTGAAGAGGGTGATGTGGTCGAGATCGCTTTGGATTCATACCGCATCCGTTCGATCGCGGGCGATTTTGTTGAGCGCGATGTGCATGTCAGTGAATTGTCAGCAGATGCAGTGAGTTTGGGCTTGTTCTCGCATTACATGCAAAAAGAAACATTTGAGCAGCCTGAAGTGGTTGCCAATACGCTGGAAATGGTCAGTGGTGCACAATCCATTAGTCCGCTGTTGTTTGGCGCTCAAGCCGACGAGGTTTTTCAAAGCACCCAAAATATCTTGATCCTCGCTTGTGGCACAAGTTACCACGCCGCAATGGTGGCACGCTATTGGATTGAAGAGATTGCACAGATCCCTGTGAATGTTGAAATCGCATCGGAATACCGTTATCGCACCAGTGTGCCGATGGCGAATACACTCATCATCACTTTGTCACAGTCGGGCGAAACCGCGGACACCATTGCCGCTTTACAACATGCCAAATCACTGCACAATGGTTTGGGCGCAACCACTTTATCCATTTGTAACGTACCCGAATCTGCATTGATTCGTCAAAGCCAGTTGCGCTTTTTGACGCGTGCAGGCCCTGAGATTGGTGTGGCCTCAACCAAAGCGTTTACAACGCAATTGTGCGCTTTGTTCGTGCTGACTTTGGTGTTGGCTAAAGTTAAATCACGCTTGTCTGTCTCTCAAGAAAATGACTACCTGCAACAATTGCGTCATTTGCCCGTGGCGATGGCACAAGTTTTGTTGCTTGAGCCTCAGATTGTGGAGTGGGCAAAAGCGTTTGTTGATAAAGAGCATGCATTGTTCTTGGGCCGCGGTATTCATTGGCCGATTGCCATGGAAGGTGCGTTGAAACTGAAAGAGATCACCTACATTCATGCTGAAAGTTATGCCGCAGGTGAGTTGAAGCATGGTCCATTGGCCTTGGTGGATGAGCGCATGCCCGTGATTGCCATTGCACCCAACGATGTTTTAATTGAGAAATTAAAATCAAATTTACAGGAAGTTCGCGCACGTTCGGGCGAGCTGTATATTTTTGCGGATCGGGATACATTCATTGAGCCTGCTGAGGGCGTGCATGTGATTAATTTACCCGATCATGCGGGCATGCTGTCACCCATCTTGCACACCTTGCCTTTGCAGTTGCTGTCTTATCATACTGCTGTTGCACGCGGTACCGATGTGGATAAGCCGCGAAACTTGGCAAAATCTGTGACTGTTGAGTAA
- a CDS encoding ATP-binding response regulator, with protein MAARFWNVFLSEQDHALYEQNVRLLLRHIPLFALANILGYLICTLIFINVLPLWQHLALGFAWLVGACLIYLMIPKGALLFTKEREVGVRRLVIGYALVIAWWTCYTTAVMRHPNIALMQQYTVLISMVGSIGVILVGRFMRLYIIAFLVGVAHIVFLYLLEPGDEYRFLAVQLLLAALAQVFFLRTLNEQVNIALYVKDENSGLIEALQHKNEALEQANFSQSRYLSAASHDLRQPLHALALLANDAQRKNNEPAVGLTLQKMEQAIDSLSLSFNAMLNLSRLDAGVVKPQFTRFPIQRLFMRLSVEYSDVAQQKNLSFTIHSSNVWVLSDEGMLYSILSNFVSNALRYTDKGGVLVGVRHDSHQAAKVLVYDTGSGVPSEKAKQIFQEYQRLEVAEQRVKGGVGLGLAISERMARLLGAKLLVQSIPDQGSSFGLVVPRVLAQDESIKNAVPLQDVLTGKRVAVVDDDELALESLDELLTSWGMDVSIVLSSDMLAEVIADDGEFDLIISDYHLGIAEETGMDILNAVLKMQKHAPRRLLMTGDTRTELAAEAQTSGVSVWYKPLRPVRFRAYLNTMLSQSGESIDI; from the coding sequence ATGGCAGCTCGTTTCTGGAATGTATTTTTAAGTGAGCAGGATCACGCTTTGTATGAACAAAACGTGCGCCTGCTTCTGCGTCATATCCCTTTGTTTGCTTTGGCCAATATACTTGGCTATCTCATTTGTACCCTCATCTTTATTAATGTGCTGCCTTTATGGCAGCATTTGGCGTTGGGGTTTGCTTGGCTGGTCGGGGCGTGCCTCATTTACCTGATGATTCCAAAAGGCGCACTTCTGTTTACGAAGGAGCGTGAAGTTGGGGTGCGCCGACTTGTGATTGGGTATGCTTTAGTCATTGCATGGTGGACTTGCTATACGACTGCCGTGATGCGGCATCCAAACATTGCCTTAATGCAGCAGTACACGGTTTTAATCAGCATGGTGGGCAGTATTGGGGTGATTTTGGTCGGGCGTTTTATGCGCCTGTACATCATTGCTTTTTTAGTGGGTGTGGCTCATATCGTTTTCCTGTATTTGCTGGAGCCGGGCGATGAATACCGTTTTTTGGCTGTTCAGTTGTTATTGGCTGCGTTGGCGCAGGTGTTTTTTTTACGAACGTTGAACGAACAGGTCAATATTGCGTTGTATGTCAAGGACGAGAATAGTGGTCTGATTGAAGCCTTGCAGCATAAAAATGAGGCGCTAGAGCAGGCTAACTTTTCACAGTCTCGTTATTTGTCAGCGGCCAGCCATGACTTGCGCCAGCCTTTACACGCTTTGGCTTTGTTGGCGAACGATGCCCAGCGAAAAAACAACGAACCTGCCGTTGGACTGACTTTACAAAAAATGGAACAGGCCATTGATTCTTTGAGTTTGTCATTCAATGCAATGCTCAATTTGTCGCGACTCGATGCAGGTGTTGTGAAACCGCAATTCACCAGATTTCCCATCCAACGTTTGTTTATGCGTTTGTCTGTTGAATATTCCGATGTGGCACAGCAAAAAAACTTGAGCTTTACGATTCACTCATCCAATGTTTGGGTGTTGTCGGATGAAGGCATGTTGTACAGTATTTTAAGTAATTTTGTCAGTAATGCGTTGCGATACACCGATAAAGGGGGCGTTCTGGTGGGGGTGCGCCATGACAGCCATCAAGCTGCCAAGGTCTTGGTGTATGACACAGGCTCTGGTGTGCCTTCTGAAAAAGCAAAGCAAATTTTTCAAGAGTACCAACGTCTTGAAGTGGCAGAGCAACGCGTCAAAGGTGGGGTTGGGCTGGGTTTGGCTATTTCCGAGCGCATGGCTCGCTTACTGGGGGCGAAGCTGTTGGTGCAGTCAATTCCGGATCAAGGCAGTAGCTTTGGTTTGGTGGTACCTCGGGTTTTGGCACAAGATGAAAGCATTAAAAATGCCGTTCCCCTACAAGATGTGCTGACGGGCAAACGGGTGGCTGTTGTTGATGATGATGAGCTGGCCTTGGAAAGCTTAGATGAATTATTGACCAGTTGGGGCATGGACGTGTCCATCGTGCTGTCGTCTGATATGTTGGCGGAGGTGATTGCTGATGATGGTGAATTTGATCTAATCATTTCAGACTATCATTTGGGCATTGCTGAAGAGACCGGCATGGATATTTTGAATGCGGTGCTTAAAATGCAAAAACACGCCCCTCGCCGCTTGTTGATGACAGGGGATACGCGCACCGAATTGGCTGCAGAAGCTCAAACGTCGGGTGTCAGCGTGTGGTATAAACCATTGCGCCCTGTCCGTTTTCGTGCTTATTTGAACACCATGTTGAGCCAGTCTGGTGAATCCATTGACATTTAA
- a CDS encoding response regulator, whose amino-acid sequence MDYKILIVDDHGLVRAGLRPILDDALGGKCTLIEAETLAQTMDLIAAESDLDLVLLDLTLPDATGLVALEKVRTQFPHVPVAVLSGQADTQLIQAAYRQNISGFIIKNAKAEVLVSAVRLILSGGVYIPPELLTAAMNTPERKRTRAERHANNDSSQLTPRQQEVLYLITKGCSNQEISDSVGATIGTVKSHVVGILRALGVHSRTQAINLVHENPEILGQYRPVSNS is encoded by the coding sequence ATGGACTATAAAATTTTAATCGTGGACGATCATGGCTTGGTTCGTGCAGGCTTGCGCCCAATTTTGGATGATGCTTTGGGTGGGAAATGCACACTCATTGAGGCAGAAACTTTGGCTCAAACAATGGATCTCATCGCAGCCGAGTCGGATCTGGATTTGGTGTTGCTGGATTTGACCTTACCAGATGCCACGGGTTTGGTTGCGCTTGAGAAAGTTCGCACGCAGTTTCCTCATGTGCCCGTTGCTGTTTTGTCGGGTCAAGCAGATACGCAGTTGATTCAAGCAGCCTACCGTCAAAATATTTCAGGCTTCATCATTAAAAATGCCAAAGCTGAAGTGCTGGTGTCGGCTGTGCGTTTGATCTTGTCGGGTGGTGTTTACATTCCACCTGAGTTGTTGACTGCTGCAATGAACACCCCAGAGCGTAAGCGCACACGTGCAGAACGTCATGCAAACAATGACAGTTCACAATTGACACCACGTCAACAAGAAGTACTTTACCTGATCACCAAAGGTTGCTCGAATCAAGAAATCAGTGATTCTGTCGGGGCAACGATCGGTACAGTGAAGAGCCATGTGGTGGGTATTTTGCGCGCCTTAGGTGTGCATTCACGGACACAAGCCATCAATTTGGTGCATGAGAACCCAGAAATTTTGGGTCAGTATCGTCCCGTGTCAAACAGTTAA